One region of Fragaria vesca subsp. vesca linkage group LG4, FraVesHawaii_1.0, whole genome shotgun sequence genomic DNA includes:
- the LOC101314742 gene encoding phosphate transporter PHO1 homolog 3-like, with protein sequence MKFGKEFAAQIVPEWQEAYMNYSYLKSLIKDIQHSKQRNKPTTTSTSTTPPPHHIKRKLTLYRAFSGLTRSRHHQEPISSSPGDIENQAILVHHVRPSEGSSHQSYQTTFLMVAEEGGVKELEYFKRADDEFNKVDKFYRGKVEEVMKEAAVLNKQMDALIAFRIKVEHPYHEKLFDWSGEMTRLASDVADSTAQLAASTPRGAGVRGRASMATNVIVEDESSSQGEQYSGDDDKEKEELHVDEMVKVEKPEKIRRPRPAPLDVLNRVTMNQTVETPRSTIKGFLNVPQQTDLKFSRGNLNKVEKQLKRAFVIFYHKLRLLKSFGFLNSLAFSKIMKKYDKVTSRNTSKSYMKMVDNSYLGSSDEVTKLIERVESTFIKHFSNSNRRKGMAVLRPKRRIERHRITFLMGCFAGCTVALILALILIVRARDLMHESGRTKYMDTLLPLYSLFGLVVLHMLMYAGNIYFWRRYRVNYSFIFGFKQGTELGYREVLLVSFGLTVLALAAVLSNLDMEMDPKTKDYKQFTELLPLFLVLSVIVILLCPFNIIYRSSRYFFLVCLFHCICAPLYKVTLPDFLLADQFTSQVQAIRSLQFYICYYGWGDYKHRETSCRSSDVFNTFSFIVACIPYWSRLLQCLRRLFEEKDAHQGYNGLKYFFTIVAVTMRTAYSLNKDVKWKILAGVFSVIAAVSGTYWDLVIDWGLLQRNSKNRWLRDKLLVPYTSVYFGAMVLNVLLRFAWLQTVLDFNVSFMHRQTMIAVVASLEIIRRGMWNFFRLENEHLNNVGKYRAFKSVPLPFNYDEDHNKNT encoded by the exons ATGAAGTTTGGGAAGGAATTTGCAGCACAAATAGTGCCAGAATGGCAAGAAGCATACATGAACTACAGCTACCTAAAATCGCTCATTAAAGACATTCAACACTCCAAGCAAAGAAACAAGCCTACTACAACATCGACTTCCACCACACCGCCGCCCCACCACATAAAGCGGAAGCTCACATTGTACAGAGCCTTCAGTGGTCTGACCAGAAGCCGGCACCATCAAGAACCCATTAGCTCTAGTCCGGGGGACATCGAAAACCAAGCCATCCTCGTACACCATGTAAGACCATCAGAAGGGTCTAGTCACCAGAGTTACCAGACCACTTTCTTAATGGTTGCCGAGGAAGGCGGGGTTAAGGAGTTGGAGTATTTCAAGAGGGCTGATGATGAGTTCAACAAAGTTGATAAGTTTTACAGGGGGAAAGTTGAAGAGGTCATGAAAGAAGCTGCTGTGCTCAATAAGCAAATGGATGCTTTGATCGCTTTTCGGATAAAGGTGGAGCATCCTTATCATGAGAAGCTGTTTGATTGGTCCGGCGAGATGACTCGTCTTGCTTCAGATGTTGCAGATTCCACAGCTCAGTTGGCTGCTTCAACTCCTAGGGGAGCCGGAGTAAGAG GACGTGCATCTATGGCTACGAATGTGATCGTAGAAGATGAATCAAGCAGTCAAGGGGAACAATATTCCGGCGATGATGATAAAGAGAAAGAAGAATTACATGTTGATGAAATGGTTAAGGTAGAGAAGCCAGAGAAAATTAGACGGCCTAGACCTGCGCCACTAGATGTACTAAATCGTGTGACTATGAATCAAACTGTTGAGACTCCACGTTCGACGATTAAAGGCTTCCTCAATGTGCCTCAGCAGACTGATCTCAAATTCAGCAGGGGAAATCTCAATAAAGTTGAAAAACAACTTAAGAGGGCTTTCGTCATATTTTACCATAAACTTAGGCTTCTAAAGAGCTTTGG ATTCTTGAATTCATTGGCATTTTCGAAAATCATGAAGAAGTATGACAAG GTCACTTCAAGAAATACATCAAAATCCTACATGAAGATGGTAGATAACTCCTACCTTGGCAGCTCTGATGAG GTTACCAAGCTTATAGAGAGGGTTGAAAGTACATTCATCAAGCATTTCTCAAACTCAAATCGCCGGAAAGGGATGGCAGTCTTAAGGCCGAAGCGAAGGATAGAAAGACATAGGATAACATTTCTCATGG GTTGTTTTGCTGGCTGCACAGTTGCTCTCATATTAGCTCTGATTTTGATTGTACGCGCTCGCGATCTTATGCACGAGTCAGGGAGGACCAAGTACATGGATACCTTACTTCCTCTATACAG CTTGTTCGGATTAGTTGTTCTACACATGCTTATGTATGCTGGAAACATATACTTCTGGAGACGCTACAGAGTCAATTACTCTTTCATATTTGGTTTCAAGCAAGGAACTGAGTTGGGGTACAGAGAGGTTCTCCTTGTTAGTTTTGGTCTGACAGTGCTTGCACTAGCTGCTGTTCTCTCAAATCTTGACATGGAAATGGACCCCAAAACCAAAGACTACAAACAATTCACTGAACTTCTCCCTCTCTTCTTGGTTTTG TCTGTAATTGTGATATTACTATGCCCATTCAACATCATCTATCGCTCAAGTCGCTATTTCTTCCTTGTTTGTCTATTTCATTGTATCTGTGCTCCTCTATATAAG GTCACACTGCCAGATTTTCTCTTGGCTGATCAGTTCACTAGCCAG GTGCAAGCCATTAGAAGCTTGCAGTTCTATATTTGCTACTATGGTTGGGGAGACTATAAACACAGAGAAACTAGTTGTAGATCAAGCGATGTTTTCAACACTTTCAGTTTTATCGTTGCCTGTATTCCATATTGGTCTCGCCTTCTTCAG TGCCTCCGACGCCTGTTTGAAGAGAAGGATGCACACCAAGGTTACAATGGGCTCAAGTACTTCTTCACAATAGTTGCTGTTACCATGAGGACAGCTTACAGTCTTAATAAGGATGTGAAATGGAAAATTCTTGCCGGGGTATTTTCAGTCATTGCAGCAGTGTCTGGAACATATTGGGATCTTGTTATAGACTGGGGGCTTCTGCAACGCAATTCGAAGAATCGCTGGCTGAGAGACAAACTCCTAGTCCCTTACACAAGTGTATACTTTGGAGCTATG GTGTTGAATGTGTTGCTGAGGTTTGCTTGGTTGCAGACAGTTTTAGATTTCAATGTTTCTTTCATGCATAGACAAACAATGATAGCAGTTGTGGCCAGCTTGGAGATAATCCGTCGAGGTATGTGGAATTTCTTCAGGTTGGAGAATGAACATTTGAACAATGTTGGCAAGTACAGGGCGTTCAAGTCAGTGCCACTGCCATTCAACTATGATGAAGACCACAACAAGAATACATGA
- the LOC101290851 gene encoding signal recognition particle 19 kDa protein-like, with protein sequence MDKDLPSIKKWVVLYPVYINSKKTVAEGRRISLEKACENPTCAEIGDCCSHFKVPFAIEIDKAYPRDFFQRGRVRVLLKKADGTPYNPAIATRKELMLRVAELVPRHPGRTKKQESASASTAGPSKSGKHGKKKR encoded by the exons ATGGACAAAGACCTGCCCAGTATAAAGAAATGGGTTGTGCTGTATCCGGTTTATATCAATTCTAAGAAGACTGTGGCTGAAGGGAGGAGAATATCTCTTGAGAAAGCATGTGAGAATCCGACTTGTGCTGAGATTGGGGATTGCTGCAGCCATTTCAAAGTCCCGTTTGCAATTGAG ATAGATAAGGCTTATCCACGTGATTTCTTTCAAAGAGGGCGCGTGAGGGTATTGCTCAAAAAAGCAGATGGAACTCCATATAATCCAGCTATTGCTACCA GGAAAGAGCTGATGCTTCGAGTCGCTGAGTTGGTTCCTAGACATCCTGGTAGGACCAAGAAGCAGGAATCAGCATCTGCATCTACTGCTGGGCCTTCCAAATCTGGGAAGCATGGGAAGAAAAAGAGATAG
- the LOC101315039 gene encoding ATP-citrate synthase alpha chain protein 3-like, whose amino-acid sequence MARKKIREYDSKRLLKQHLKRVAGIDLQINSAQVTEATDFTELANKETWLSSTRLVVKPDMLFGKRGKSGLVALNLDMAQVADFVKQRLGKEVEMGGCKAPITTFIVEPFMPHDKEFYLSIVSERLGSTISFSECGGIEIEENWDKVKTIFLPTEKSLTNEACAPLIATLPLEVKEKIGDFIKGVFAVFQDLDFTFLEMNPFTLVNGEPFPLDMRGELDDTAAFKNFNKWGNVEFPLPFGRVLSPTESFIHTLDEKTSASLKFTVLNPKGRIWTMVAGGGASVIYADTVGDLGYASELGNYAEYSGAPNEEEVLQYARVVIDCATANPDGRKRALLIGGGIANFTDVAATFNGIIRALREKESKLKASRMHMYVRRGGPNYQTGLARMRALGDELGVPLEVYGPEATMTGICKDAIDCIMSES is encoded by the exons ATGGCGAGGAAGAAGATCAGGGAGTACGATTCGAAGAGGCTGCTGAAGCAGCACTTGAAGCGAGTCGCCGGAATCGACCTCCAGATCAACTCGGCTCAGGTGACGGAGGCGACGGACTTCACGGAGCTGGCGAACAAGGAGACGTGGCTGTCGTCGACGAGGCTCGTCGTCAAGCCGGACATGCTGTTCGGAAAGCGCGGGAAGAGCGGGCTCGTCGCGCTCAATCTGGACATGGCTCAGGTCGCCGACTTCGTCAAGCAGCGGCTCGGTAAGGAG GTGGAGATGGGAGGGTGTAAGGCGCCGATTACGACGTTTATAGTGGAGCCGTTTATGCCTCATGATAAGGAGTTTTACCTCTCGATTGTATCCGAAAGGCTCGGCAGCACGATAAGCTTTTCGGAGTGTGGAGGTATCGAAATCGAAGAGAATTGGGACAAG GTCAAGACTATTTTTCTTCCAACTGAGAAGTCTCTGACGAATGAGGCTTGTGCTCCGCTGATTGCTACCCTTCCATTAGAG GTCAAGGAGAAAATTGGAGATTTCATAAAAGGCGTATTTGCTGTATTTCAGG ATTTGGATTTTACCTTCCTAGAAATGAACCCGTTTACCTTGGTCAACGGGGAACCTTTTCCATTAGATATGAGGGGGGAGCTAGATGACACTGCGGCTTTCAAGAACTTTAACAA ATGGGGTAATGTGGAGTTTCCATTGCCTTTTGGCAGAGTTTTAAGTCCAACAGAATCATTTATTCATACTTTGGATGAAAAG ACTAGTGCGTCCTTAAAATTCACAGTTCTGAACCCAAAAGGACGCATCTGGACCATGGTAGCCGGAGGTGGTGCAAGCGTTATTTATGCTGATACC GTTGGAGATTTGGGTTATGCATCAGAACTTGGAAACTATGCAGAGTACAGTGGAGCTCCAAATGAAGAAGAGGTGTTGCAATATGCAAGAGTTGTGATTGAT TGTGCAACAGCGAATCCAGATGGTCGTAAAAGAGCTCTTCTTATTGGAGGTGGTATAGCCAATTTCACTGATGTTGCTGCTACATTTAATGGAATAATTAGAGCACTGAGGGAGAAG GAATCCAAGCTCAAAGCGTCAAGAATGCATATGTATGTAAGAAGGGGTGGTCCAAATTATCAAACTGGTTTGGCAAGGATGCGTGCATTGGGAGATGAACTTGGAGTTCCTCTTGAG GTTTATGGGCCTGAGGCAACTATGACGGGAATTTGCAAGGACGCAATTGATTGCATCATGAGTGAATCATAA